The Arachis hypogaea cultivar Tifrunner chromosome 16, arahy.Tifrunner.gnm2.J5K5, whole genome shotgun sequence genome contains a region encoding:
- the LOC112755471 gene encoding uncharacterized protein isoform X5: MQDADGLDTKKSGQSTDVEEAFHKTEQLGKSVEVVSSPKDIMPDKHLTSNQGQGDDIATGGPSVKNPEGEILSGSSHEEMHLQPIQEQIVEQVHSGHGRGLQEEPYQQSTPVGSIALDPNYELSMGDDAVNLARPVDVSHSFDAKTVDFMKLAGIIKDLNEDVLAEIIRGLNEDEFYFLLKSRREVSDADPLATSSTLPDGDFSEAFQRLKEELFLSTLMKSISDMQLSEHLELQLQADNEHPQFVDEVSELRASHLEVNEKNQLLIEELSNCRAELQDVSQKCVELQNQFNAAKGVVDTLSARVVELQISCEVSQEDSLNLSADLSDCRSLISCLQSEKKGMNENLELVSSEKVRLANEKEVHLGESKRLSTELSDLKSSMEVIEVGNEVFDDSLGFVSLKTCLNEMEKILAKLEQATNEFHFQSVGRSGEQVSPAAVSKTHEDEHEVEVRDSNEVHSSSESFIMFAKEETGNMRKLLSEWKGHVQSADALFKGERDGRKIGDAKNRDLKDQFEELKQHCSNLEASNVELTVQCEAAKQLLADFQEKKCHLEELCEALKQEDIQLKAKNNELYEKLGQFQSKVSELYTEICDVKQSSNEMSSIIGDQLENLQKELTQRTMVLEQGWNTIMADIFKLVSKLNESVGETSSAVSFDAHDNLDINNLLAVSVNAATKMIFDLRKKLEATCSEHETICSSFKEVNMKCEDLLGRNELAVGVLHKIYNDLRKLLLSHSGSMGEEKIDVQSEALPDLLNYDSYQNIMRCLVDLLTEKRELESVNNEMKSEMEELKIKCLDLDSVSKLIEDLAGALNIEHSQIERNKTPLSCLDSLVSSLLQKTRDAEIQLHMTKEGYGYSETELAELEDKMHYLDTLRLEKENEILVLKEILHQAEEALTAARSELHEKTNELEYSEQKVSSVREKLSIAVAKGKGLVVQRDGLKQSLAETSSELERCMQELQLKDARLHEVETKLKTYAEAGERMEAMESELSYIRNSSNSLRESFLLKDSMLQRIEEVLEELDLPEQFHSGDIIEKIDWLARSVASNSLPMNDWEQKESAGGVSYADAGYVARESLEDDSQLPPDSGDDSRKDDSQLQSDPGDVRQQQEELQASLVPLDGDDLRKKFEELHKKYFGLAEQNEMLEQSLMERNSIVQRWEELVDRIDMPSHLRSVEMEDRIEWVGRALAEANHHVDSLQLKIEKYESYCGLLNSDLEGSQRTVSALQTDLRSLTTEREHLSEKLEVLMFECEKLSMEVGQAEYQNEVMHNEISSLKDILEKKELENEKLHTELASLKDILEKKDSIEEQVFAIDSKLRKLHDLLGDALPESEMENLVSVTANIDSLEELLRKLIENQASLQSKKDAIEEQIFTIDSKLQKLHDLVCDVLPESETQNLVSGSANIDSLEELLRRLVENQASLKSKKDAIEEQIFTIDGKLRKLHDLVGDVLPESETENLVSGSLSIDSLEALLRKLIENQVGLQSKKDAIEEQIFIIDGKLRKLHDLVGDALPESETENLVSGSLNIDSLEELLRRLIENQASLQSKKDAIEEQIFIIDGKLRRLHDLVGDALPESETENLVSGSANIDSLEELLRKLIENQASIQSEKGAIEEQIFTTDGKLRKLYDLIRDVLPESETQNLVSGSSNIDSLEELLRKLVENQASLQSKKDAIEEQIFTVDGKLKKLHDLVGDVLPQSETENLVSGSANIDSLEELLRKLIENQASFRSKKDAIEEQIFTIDGKLQKLHDLVRDVLPESETQNLVSGSANIDSLEELLRKLVENQASLQSKKDAIEEQIFTIDGKLKKLHDLVGDVLPESETGNLVSGSANIDSLEELLRKLIENQASFRSKKDAIEEQIFTIDGKLQKLHDLVRDVLPESETQNLVSGSANIDSLEELLRKLVENQASLQSKKDAIEEQIFTIDRKLKKLHDLVGDVLPESETENLVSGSANIDSLEELLRKLIENQASLQTKKDATEEQIFIIDGKLRKLHELVGDALPESETENLVSRSANIDSLEELLRKLIENQASIQSEKGAIEEQIFTTDGKLRKLHDLVFDVLPEYETENLVSGSANIDTLEELLRKLVENQASLQSKKDTIEEQIFTIDVKLRKLHDLVGDVLPESETENLVSGSANIDSLEELLRKLIENQASLQSNKLMHVVELASDSSQQDGATILEARSTDMHDKEEADIDRYKKDLEEALSELAHAKEEREKTLEKQMSLSTEVEALSKRIEELQLLLNQEEQKSASVREKLNVAVRKGKSLVQHRDSLKQTIEEMTTEITQLKSEISNREDTLAEHAQKLSHLSTYPNRLEALESEMIHLKNHLAESEHHLQEKEYSLNLILNKLGEIEIGGEGYISDPIKKLECIEKLCSDLHGTVASLEQESRKSKRAAELLLAELNEVQERNDAFQEELAKADAELVDLRKERDSFEAAKLEALSHLQKLSALHEEGKKNHSSEMTALKSSMNELCTGFGEIQHLLVSAFSMDLESFQNLEAGLKSCIKGSNATNMLDSSVAKTHNGMSPCSSITKQSSLSSDSRSDFDTVGNFHLLRSQLQEVLVEIGSLKERITMHSSLMLEQDKNLSELMASIEKEMTIQRESCEAMKQKVTNQDGELVALRGSIDYLCEACISSVNEIENGKAELVGNKVESDPGINLMLTSFGDGTSEERIRTLVDRLLMAAKSVATIRTGFADANHNEMKATITNLQLELQEKDVQRERICSELVKQIKDAEASANSYSQDLQSLKIQEHNLKKQVEVIEAERKILEERVNELQEKQRIAAELEEKTKSQTDLLAAKDQEIESLMHALDEEEMQMEELTNKIVELEKVVQQKTQEIESLDSSRGKVMKKLAVTVGKFDELHHLSASLLSEVERLQSQLQERDSEISFLRQEVTRCTNDVLLATQMSNKAGSDEIFELLMWVDTMISQEGMDDILPDLKSNSQVHEYKEILQKKLMSVLSELENLKAVAENKDAMLQEEKSKVEKLNHKAETLEKSLHEKEMQLNLLEGVEENGKGASTSSEILEVEPVVNEWRTTGSFVTPQVRSLRKGNNDYVAIAVDEDPVSTSRIEDEEDDKVHGFKSLSSSKIVPRFTRPVTDLIDGLWVSCDRTLMRRPILRLGIIIYWAIVHALLAFFVV; the protein is encoded by the exons ATGCAGGATGCTGATGGTTTGGATACAAAGAAATCTGGTCAAAGCACTGATGTGGAGGAGGCATTTCATAAAACAGAACAACTGGGCAAGTCAGTTGAAGTTGTTTCCTCTCCTAAAGACATTATGCCAGATAAGCATTTGACTTCTAATCAAGGGCAGGGAGATGATATTGCAACTGGTGGTCCTTCTGTGAAGAATCCGGAGGGAGAAATATTATCAGGTTCATCCCATGAAGAAATGCATCTTCAGCCTattcaagaacagattgttgaacagGTTCATAGTGGACATGGCAGAGGACTTCAGGAGGAGCCTTATCAGCAAAGCACTCCTGTTGGATCTATAGCTCTGGATCCAAATTATGAGTTGTCAATGGGAGATGACGCGGTTAATTTGGCCAGGCCAGTGGATGTCTCTCATAGTTTTGATGCAAAAACAGTTGATTTCATGAAGCTGGCTGGAATTATAAAAGATCTTAATGAAGATGTGCTGGCTGAAATTATAAGGGGGCTTAATGAAGACGAGTTTTACTTTTTGCTCAAGTCAAGAAGGGAAGTTTCCGATGCAGATCCTCTAGCCACTAGTTCAACTCTACCTGATGGTGACTTTTCAGAAGCATTTCAGAGACTTAAAGAAGAATTGTTCCTTTCAACTTTAATGAAAAGTATATCTGACATGCAGTTAAGTGAACACTTGGAGCTACAGCTGCAGGCTGACAATGAACATCCCCAGTTCGTTGATGAAGTATCTGAGCTCCGAGCTTCTCATCTCGAAGTTAATGAGAAGAATCAACTCCTTATTGAAGAGCTTTCTAATTGCCGTGCTGAACTGCAAGATGTTTCCCAAAAGTGTGTTGAACTGCAAAACCAATTTAATGCTGCCAAGGGTGTGGTTGATACTCTTTCTGCCAGAGTAGTTGAGCTGCAGATTAGTTGTGAAGTCTCCCAAGAAGATTCATTGAATCTGTCAGCAGATTTGTCCGACTGTAGAAGCTTGATCTCATGCTTACAATCTGAAAAGAAGGGTATGAATGAAAATCTTGAGTTGGTGTCTTCTGAGAAAGTCAGACTTGCAAATGAGAAGGAGGTTCATCTAGGTGAAAGTAAGAGGCTGTCAACTGAATTATCTGACTTAAAGAGTTCCATGGAAGTTATAGAAGTTGGAAACGAAGTTTTTGATGATTCTCTTGGTTTTGTTTCGTTGAAGACTTGCTTGAATGAGATGGAGAAAATTTTGGCGAAGCTTGAACAGGCAACTAATGAGTTCCATTTTCAATCAGTCGGCAGGTCTGGTGAACAAGTTTCTCCAGCTGCAGTATCAAAAACACATGAAGATGAACATGAGGTGGAGGTAAGGGATTCAAATGAAGTTCATTCGTCATCAGAATCATTTATTATGTTTGCCAAAGAGGAAACTGGAAACATGAGAAAATTGCTTTCAGAGTGGAAGGGGCATGTTCAGAGTGCAGATGCGTTGTTCAAGGGGGAGCGTGATGGTAGGAAAATTGGTGATGCAAAGAACCGTGATCTCAAAGATCAGTTCGAAGAATTGAAACAACATTGTTCAAATTTGGAAGCATCCAATGTTGAACTTACAGTTCAATGTGAAGCTGCAAAACAACTTCTGGCTGACTTTCAAGAAAAGAAATGTCATCTTGAGGAACTCTGCGAAGCTTTAAAACAAGAAGATATCCAACTCAAAGCCAAAAATAACGAACTTTATGAAAAACTTGGGCAGTTTCAGTCAAAAGTTAGTGAATTGTATACTGAAATCTGCGATGTGAAACAAAGTTCAAATGAGATGTCTTCTATTATTGGTGATCAACTGGAAAATTTGCAGAAGGAGTTGACTCAAAGAACTATGGTGCTCGAGCAAGGCTGGAATACTATTATGGCTGATATATTTAAATTAGTTAGCAAGCTGAATGAATCAGTTGGGGAAACATCCTCAGCCGTCTCGTTTGATGCTCATGATAACTTGGATATCAATAATCTGTTAGCAGTTTCTGTTAATGCAGCCACTAAAATGATTTTTGATCTTCGGAAGAAACTTGAAGCTACTTGTTCGGAACATGAAACAATCTGCTCATCATTTAAAGAGGTGAATATGAAATGTGAGGATCTGCTTGGACGGAATGAATTGGCTGTTGGTGTATTGCACAAGATATACAATGACCTGCGGAAACTTCTGCTCAGTCATAGTGGATCTATGGGTGAAGAGAAGATAGATGTACAAAGCGAAGCACTGCCTGATCTCCTTAACTATGATAGCTATCAGAATATCATGAGATGTCTTGTGGATTTATTGACTGAAAAGCGGGAGCTTGAGTCTGTTAACAATGAGATGAAGTCAGAAATGGAGGAACTGAAGATCAAGTGTCTTGATCTAGACTCTGTTAGCAAGTTAATTGAAGATCTTGCCGGCGCTCTGAATATAGAGCATTCGCAGATTGAAAGAAATAAAACTCCTCTTTCATGCTTGGATTCATTAGTGTCTAGCCTTCTACAGAAAACCAGAGATGCTGAAATCCAGTTACACATGACTAAAGAAGGCTATGGATATAGCGAGACTGAATTGGCTGAATTGGAGGACAAAATGCATTATCTAGACACACTGCGTCttgagaaagaaaatgaaatCCTTGTTCTTAAGGAAATCTTACACCAAGCTGAGGAAGCTCTTACTGCTGCTCGTTCTGAATTGCATGAGAAAACAAATGAACTTGAATATTCAGAGCAAAAGGTGTCCTCCGTGCGGGAGAAACTTAGCATTGCAGTTGCCAAGGGAAAAGGCTTGGTTGTCCAGCGGGATGGCCTCAAGCAGTCTCTGGCTGAGACATCTAGTGAACTGGAGAGATGCATGCAGGAGTTGCAATTGAAAGATGCTAGACTTCATGAGGTTGAAACAAAGCTTAAGACCTACGCAGAGGCTGGTGAGCGCATGGAAGCTATGGAATCCGAGCTTTCATATATTCGTAATTCATCTAATTCCTTGAGAGAGTCATTTCTTCTTAAAGATTCAATGCTTCAGAGGATAGAAGAGGTTTTGGAAGAACTAGATCTCCCAGAGCAGTTTCATTCAGGAGATATAATTGAAAAGATTGATTGGTTGGCTAGGTCAGTTGCTAGTAACTCATTGCCTATGAATGATTGGGAGCAGAAGGAATCTGCAGGAGGAGTTTCATACGCTGATGCTGGTTATGTTGCCAGAGAGTCCTTGGAAGATGATAGTCAGCTGCCACCAGATTCAGGGGATGATTCCCGGAAAGATGATAGTCAGCTGCAATCAGATCCAGGGGATGTACGGCAGCAACAAGAAGAGCTACAAGCCAGTCTTGTCCCACTAGATGGAGATGATCTGAGaaagaaatttgaggagttaCACAAGAAGTATTTTGGTCTGGCTGAGCAAAATGAAATGCTGGAGCAGTCATTGATGGAAAGAAACAGCATAGTTCAGAGATGGGAAGAGCTTGTAGACAGGATTGATATGCCTTCACATTTACGGTCTGTGGAAATGGAGGATAGAATTGAATGGGTAGGACGAGCACTTGCTGAGGCTAATCATCATGTTGATTCTCTGCAGCTTAAGATTGAAAAATACGAAAGCTATTGTGGATTGCTAAATTCTGATCTTGAAGGGTCTCAAAGGACAGTCTCTGCTCTTCAGACAGACCTTAGATCTCTTACAACTGAGAGAGAGCACCTTTCTGAAAAACTGGAAGTACTGATGTTTGAATGTGAGAAACTATCTATGGAGGTTGGGCAAGCTGAATATCAGAATGAAGTGATGCATAATGAAATATCTAGTTTGAAGGATATACTGGAAAAGAAAGAACTTGAGAATGAAAAGTTGCATACTGAACTAGCTAGTTTGAAGGATATATTGGAAAAGAAAGATTCAATTGAAGAACAAGTATTTGCCATTGATAGCAAGCTCAGAAAACTGCATGACTTACTTGGTGATGCGTTGCCAGAATCTGAAATGGAAAATCTGGTTTCTGTAACTGCAAATATTGATTCCTTGGAAGAACTGCTGAGAAAGCTTATAGAAAATCAAGCTAGTCTTCAATCAAAGAAGGATGCAATTGAAGAACAAATTTTCACCATTGATAGTAAGCTCCAAAAACTGCATGACTTAGTTTGTGACGTCTTGCCAGAATCTGAAACACAAAATCTGGTTTCTGGAAGTGCAAATATTGATTCCTTGGAAGAATTGCTGAGAAGGCTTGTAGAAAATCAAGCAAGTCTTAAATCAAAGAAAGATGCAATTGAAGAACAAATTTTCACCATTGATGGGAAGCTCAGAAAACTGCATGACTTAGTTGGTGATGTGCTGCCAGAATCCGAAACTGAAAATCTTGTTTCCGGAAGTTTAAGTATTGATTCCTTGGAAGCACTGCTGAGAAAGCTTATAGAAAATCAAGTTGGTCTTCAATCAAAGAAGGATGCAATTGAAGAACAAATTTTCATCATTGATGGGAAGCTCAGGAAACTGCATGACTTAGTTGGTGATGCGCTGCCAGAATCCGAAACTGAAAATCTTGTTTCCGGAAGTTTAAATATTGATTCCTTGGAAGAACTGCTGAGAAGGCTTATAGAAAATCAAGCTAGTCTTCAATCAAAGAAGGATGCAATTGAAGAACAAATTTTCATCATTGATGGGAAGCTCAGGAGACTGCATGACTTAGTTGGTGATGCGCTGCCAGAATCCGAAACTGAAAATCTTGTTTCTGGAAGTGCAAATATTGATTCCTTGGAAGAACTGCTGAGAAAGCTTATAGAAAATCAAGCAAGTATTCAATCAGAGAAAGGTGCAATTGAAGAACAAATTTTCACCACTGATGGCAAGCTCAGGAAACTGTATGACTTAATTCGTGATGTCTTGCCAGAATCTGAAACACAAAATCTGGTTTCTGGAAGTTCAAATATTGATTCCTTGGAAGAATTGCTGAGAAAGCTTGTAGAAAATCAAGCAAGCCTTCAATCAAAGAAAGATGCAATTGAAGAACAAATTTTCACCGTTGATGGGAAGCTAAAAAAACTGCATGACTTAGTTGGTGATGTGCTGCCACAATCTGAAACTGAAAATCTGGTTTCTGGAAGTGCAAATATTGATTCCTTGGAAGAACTGCTGAGAAAGCTTATAGAAAATCAAGCAAGTTTTCGATCAAAGAAAGATGCAATTGAAGAACAAATTTTCACCATTGATGGTAAGCTCCAAAAACTGCATGACTTAGTTCGTGATGTCTTGCCAGAATCTGAAACACAAAATCTGGTTTCTGGAAGTGCAAATATTGATTCCTTGGAAGAATTGCTGAGAAAGCTTGTAGAAAATCAAGCAAGCCTTCAATCAAAGAAAGATGCAATTGAAGAACAAATTTTCACCATTGATGGGAAGCTAAAAAAACTGCATGACTTAGTTGGTGATGTGCTGCCAGAATCTGAAACTGGAAATCTGGTTTCTGGAAGTGCAAATATTGATTCCTTGGAAGAACTGCTGAGAAAGCTTATAGAAAATCAAGCAAGTTTTCGATCAAAGAAAGATGCAATTGAAGAACAAATTTTCACCATTGATGGTAAGCTCCAAAAACTGCATGACTTAGTTCGTGATGTCTTGCCAGAATCTGAAACACAAAATCTGGTTTCTGGAAGTGCAAATATTGATTCCTTGGAAGAATTGCTGAGAAAGCTTGTAGAAAATCAAGCAAGCCTTCAATCAAAGAAAGATGCAATTGAAGAACAAATTTTCACCATTGATAGGAAGCTCAAAAAACTGCATGACTTAGTTGGTGATGTGCTGCCAGAATCTGAAACTGAAAATCTGGTTTCTGGAAGTGCAAATATTGATTCCTTGGAAGAACTGCTGAGAAAGCTTATAGAAAATCAAGCTAGTCTTCAAACAAAGAAGGATGCAACTGAAGAACAAATTTTCATCATTGATGGGAAGCTCAGAAAACTGCATGAATTAGTAGGTGATGCGCTGCCAGAATCCGAAACTGAAAATCTTGTTTCCAGAAGTGCAAATATTGATTCCTTGGAAGAACTGCTGAGAAAGCTTATAGAAAATCAAGCAAGTATTCAATCAGAGAAAGGTGCAATTGAAGAACAAATTTTCACCACTGATGGCAAGCTCAGGAAACTGCATGACTTAGTTTTTGACGTCTTGCCAGAATATGAAACAGAAAATCTGGTTTCCGGAAGTGCAAATATTGATACCTTGGAAGAATTGCTGAGGAAGCTTGTAGAAAATCAAGCCAGCCTTCAATCAAAGAAAGATACAATTGAAGAACAAATTTTCACCATTGATGTCAAACTCAGGAAACTGCATGATTTAGTTGGTGATGTATTGCCAGAATCTGAAACAGAAAATCTGGTTTCGGGAAGTGCAAATATTGATTCCTTGGAAGAACTGCTGAGAAAGCTTATAGAAAATCAAGCAAGTCTTCAATCAAACAAACTGATGCATGTGGTTGAACTTGCTAGTGACAGTTCACAACAAGATGGTGCCACTATTCTGGAGGCAAGAAGTACAGATATGCATGATAAGGAGGAGGCAGATATTGATAGATATAAGAAAGATCTGGAGGAGGCTTTGAGTGAATTGGCGCATGcaaaggaggagagagagaaaactTTGGAAAAGCAAATGTCTTTATCCACTGAAGTTGAAGCTTTGAGCAAGAGAATTGAGGAGTTGCAATTGCTTCTTAATCAGGAGGAGCAGAAGTCAGCATCTGTTAGAGAAAAATTAAACGTTGCTGTCAGGAAAGGGAAGTCTTTGGTCCAACACCGAGACAGTCTTAAACAAACAATTGAAGAGATGACTACTGAGATTACGCAGTTGAAATCTGAGATCAGTAATAGGGAAGATACTCTGGCTGAGCATGCTCAGAAGTTAAGTCATTTGTCAACTTACCCAAATAGATTGGAAGCTCTTGAATCTGAGATGATACATCTGAAGAACCACTTGGCAGAATCTGAGCACCACTTGCAGGAGAAAGAATATTCTTTGAACCTGATTTTGAACAAGTTAGGTGAGATTGAGATTGGTGGTGAGGGTTATATAAGTGATCCAATCAAGAAGTTGGAATGCATTGAGAAACTTTGCTCTGATCTGCATGGTACTGTTGCCTCTTTAGAACAAGAATCCAGGAAATCTAAAAGAGCAGCAGAGCTCCTGTTGGCAGAGTTGAATGAGGTTCAGGAAAGAAATGATGCTTTTCAGGAGGAGCTCGCAAAGGCAGATGCTGAGCTTGTGGATCTCAGGAAAGAGAGGGATTCATTTGAGGCTGCCAAACTGGAAGCTCTTTCACATCTTCAAAAGTTGTCAGCCTTGCATGAGGAGGGAAAAAAGAACCATTCTTCCGAGATGACGGCATTAAAATCTAGCATGAATGAACTCTGCACAGGATTTGGTGAGATACAGCATTTACTGGTTAGTGCGTTCTCCATGGATTTGgaatcttttcaaaatctggaGGCTGGTCTCAAGTCATGCATAAAAGGAAGCAATGCTACAAATATGTTGGATTCATCTGTTGCCAAAACACATAATGGCATGTCACCTTGTTCATCTATTACTAAG CAGAGCTCCTTGTCTTCAGATTCTCGATCTGATTTTGACACAGTTGGAAATTTCCATCTTCTTCGGAGTCAACTGCAAGAGGTATTGGTAGAGATTGGTTCTCTTAAGGAAAGAATAACTATGCACTCAAGTTTGATGCTGGAGCAAGACAAAAATCTGTCTGAACTAATGGCGAGTATTGAAAAAGAAATGACTATCCAAAGAGAGTCATGTGAAGCCATGAAGCAAAAAGTTACTAATCAAGATGGGGAACTAGTTGCATTACGCGGGAGCATTGACTacctttgtgaagcatgtatcaGCTCAGTCaatgaaattgaaaatggaaaagCTGAACTGGTTGGAAATAAGGTTGAATCAGATCCAGGGATTAACTTGATGCTGACATCATTTGGCGATGGAACATCTGAAGAACGCATCAGAACCCTCGTAGATAGATTGCTGATGGCTGCAAAAAGTGTTGCTACTATAAGAACTGGTTTTGCAGATGCTAATCATAATGAAATGAAGGCTACTATAACAAATTTACAGCTAGAGCTTCAGGAGAAGGATGTCCAAAGAGAGAGGATTTGCTCAGAGCTGGTAAAGCAGATCAAGGATGCTGAAGCTTCTGCAAACAGTTACTCTCAAGATCTTCAATCTCTTAAGATTCAAGAGCACAATCTTAAGAAACAGGTGGAAGTAATTGAGGCAGAAAGGAAGATACTGGAAGAGAGAGTAAATGAGCTGCAGGAAAAGCAACGAATTGCAGCTGAATTGGAGGAGAAAACCAAATCTCAGACTGATTTGCTGGCCGCCAAAGACCAAG AAATCGAATCACTCATGCATGCACTTGATGAGGAAGAGATGCAAATGGAAGAGCTGACAAATAAGATTGTGGAACTTGAGAAGGTTGTTCAGCAGAAGACTCAGGAGATTGAAAGTCTTGACTCCTCTCGTGGTAAGGTTATGAAAAAGCTTGCTGTAACTGTAGGTAAGTTTGATGAGCTTCACCACCTGTCTGCAAGTCTCCTTTCGGAGGTTGAAAGGCTTCAGTCCCAATTGCAAGAAAGAGACAGTGAAATTTCTTTCTTAAGACAAGAGGTTACAAGATGCACGAATGATGTTCTTCTTGCAACACAAATGAGTAACAAGGCAGGTTCAGACGAGATCTTTGAGCTTTTGATGTGGGTTGACACAATGATATCTCAAGAGGGGATGGATGATATACTTCCCGACCTCAAAAGCAATAGTCAAGTTCATGAATACAAAGAAATACTTCAGAAGAAACTGATGTCTGTATTATCGGAATTGGAGAATCTAAAGGCTGTTGCTGAAAATAAGGATGCAATGTTGCAAGAAGAAAAGAgtaaggtagaaaagttgaaccACAAAGCAGAAACTCTTGAGAAGTCCTTGCATGAGAAAGAAATGCAGTTGAATTTGCTCGAAGGTGTTGAAGAAAATGGGAAGGGAGCTAGCACGAGCTCAGAAATTTTGGAAGTTGAACCAGTG GTGAACGAGTGGAGAACAACAGGGTCTTTTGTAACACCTCAAGTCCGCAGTTTGCGCAAGGGCAATAATGATTATGTTGCCATTGCTGTAGATGAAGACCCTGTTAGTACTAGTAGGATAGAAGATGAAGAGGACGACAAAG TCCATGGTTTCAAATCACTTAGTTCTTCAAAAATAGTCCCGAGATTTACTAGACCTGTGACAGACTTGATCGATGGCTTGTG GGTTTCATGTGATCGAACTCTTATGAGACGGCCAATATTGCGGCTCGGCATTATAATTTATTGGGCCATAGTGCACGCACTTCTTGCCTTCTTCGTAGTTTGA